In Acidobacteriota bacterium, the following proteins share a genomic window:
- a CDS encoding riboflavin synthase, whose product MFTGLIETVGTVDSVNRSAGGARLGISAIWPDGELPRPGNSIAVNGACLTAVDPTASGFAADLSPETLKRTLLGQLGIGHPVNLERALKLGDRLGGHIVQGHVDTSVQLLAVRPAGEFQTWRLSLPAEHAREVAMKGSVALDGVSLTVAGVGADWFEVALIPATLEATTLGSLRQGARLHLETDVLAKYVAQRMGDGGTSAIEEMFGGGNA is encoded by the coding sequence ATGTTCACGGGACTGATTGAGACCGTAGGCACGGTCGACTCCGTCAATCGCTCAGCTGGCGGCGCCCGCCTCGGGATCTCTGCAATCTGGCCGGACGGGGAGTTGCCGCGGCCAGGCAACAGCATTGCGGTGAATGGTGCCTGCCTGACGGCAGTCGACCCAACCGCGTCCGGCTTCGCCGCTGATCTTTCGCCCGAGACTCTCAAGCGAACACTGCTCGGACAGCTCGGAATCGGTCATCCGGTCAATCTCGAGAGAGCTCTCAAGCTCGGAGACCGCCTCGGAGGACACATCGTCCAAGGCCACGTCGATACGTCGGTGCAGCTTCTCGCGGTGCGACCTGCTGGCGAATTCCAGACCTGGCGTCTGTCGCTTCCGGCCGAGCACGCTCGGGAGGTGGCGATGAAAGGAAGCGTCGCTCTCGACGGCGTCTCGCTCACCGTCGCCGGAGTCGGCGCTGACTGGTTCGAGGTTGCTCTGATACCCGCGACTCTCGAGGCCACGACTCTCGGAAGCCTTCGCCAGGGCGCCCGGCTTCACCTCGAAACCGACGTTCTCGCCAAGTACGTGGCGCAGCGCATGGGCGACGGAGGCACATCGGCCATCGAAGAAATGTTCGGCGGTGGCAATGCGTAG
- the ribD gene encoding bifunctional diaminohydroxyphosphoribosylaminopyrimidine deaminase/5-amino-6-(5-phosphoribosylamino)uracil reductase RibD, with protein MRRSEPGIPQSEDGERASPSRVAPGRGAPQTGSDDLDSRWMDRALELAALGRCGASPNPMVGAVILDAHGRLAGEGYHAVFGGPHAEVVALAEAGEKARGGTLFVTLEPCAHRGKTPPCVDAVLAAGLSRVVVALQDPTTQAGGGSDRLRAEGVDVHEGPGEEQSRSLNRRWLHWARFHRPWVTMKAAVSLDGRVATREGESKWITGDDARRRSLELREEHDAILVGVETVLADDPRLTRRLGLNPVSSWRRIILDSKLRTPSEAAVVQSEPESTLIYHTIEATSDHRRRLRQDGVELVEVRAGDDGRVDLEAVLDHLARREVSALLVEGGPTVHGSFNDGELVDEVALFIAPIVIGGDGPSAVKGRGISTLEAARHLAFEHIDRHGDDLEIRAVRREEVDVHGTD; from the coding sequence CGGCGCTCCGCAGACAGGATCGGACGACCTGGACTCGCGGTGGATGGACCGCGCCCTCGAGCTCGCAGCCCTCGGACGGTGCGGGGCTTCACCGAACCCCATGGTCGGTGCGGTGATCCTCGATGCTCACGGTCGACTGGCCGGCGAAGGTTATCACGCAGTGTTCGGAGGACCACACGCCGAGGTCGTTGCCCTCGCCGAGGCAGGCGAAAAGGCGCGCGGAGGCACTCTCTTCGTGACCCTCGAACCGTGCGCCCATCGTGGCAAAACTCCGCCCTGCGTCGATGCCGTACTCGCAGCGGGCCTGAGTCGGGTTGTGGTCGCCCTTCAGGATCCGACCACCCAGGCGGGAGGCGGCAGCGATCGCCTCAGAGCTGAAGGCGTCGATGTCCACGAAGGGCCGGGCGAGGAGCAATCGAGGTCGTTGAATCGGCGCTGGCTTCACTGGGCCCGATTCCATCGGCCATGGGTGACGATGAAGGCCGCAGTGTCCCTCGACGGGCGGGTCGCGACCCGCGAAGGAGAGTCTAAGTGGATCACCGGGGACGACGCGCGCAGACGCAGTCTCGAGCTTCGGGAAGAACATGATGCGATTCTGGTCGGCGTCGAGACGGTGCTCGCCGACGACCCGAGGCTGACCCGCCGCCTGGGTCTCAACCCCGTATCGAGCTGGCGGCGAATCATCCTCGACTCGAAGCTGCGGACACCATCAGAGGCGGCTGTCGTACAAAGCGAGCCTGAATCGACCCTCATCTACCACACGATCGAGGCGACCTCCGACCATCGGCGTCGCCTTCGTCAGGATGGCGTCGAGCTCGTTGAGGTGAGAGCCGGAGACGACGGCCGGGTGGACCTGGAAGCGGTCCTCGACCACCTGGCACGCCGCGAGGTGTCGGCGCTCCTGGTCGAGGGAGGGCCGACGGTTCACGGGTCTTTCAACGACGGCGAGTTGGTCGACGAGGTGGCGCTGTTCATCGCGCCGATCGTGATCGGCGGCGATGGCCCGTCGGCCGTGAAGGGCCGCGGTATTTCGACTCTCGAGGCAGCGAGGCACCTCGCCTTCGAGCATATCGATCGTCACGGAGATGATCTCGAAATTCGGGCGGTGCGACGCGAGGAAGTGGATGTTCACGGGACTGATTGA